A window of the Henckelia pumila isolate YLH828 chromosome 3, ASM3356847v2, whole genome shotgun sequence genome harbors these coding sequences:
- the LOC140886149 gene encoding CBL-interacting serine/threonine-protein kinase 6 produces the protein MGSEEKCGVLHGKYELGRLLGHGTFAKVFHARNLKTGKSLAIKIVGKEKVIRVGMMEQVKREISVMKMMKHPNIVELHEVMASKTKIYFVMEFVRGGELFAKISKGKLREEAARNYFQQLISAVDFCHSRGVYHRDLKPENLLLDEVGNLKVTDFGLSAFSDHLRQDGLLHTTCGTPAYVAPEVIGKKGYDGAKADIWSCGVILFALLAGYLPFQDDNIVAMYRKIYRGDFKCPPWFSPEARKLITKMLDPNPSTRITIAKIMDCSWFKKSNFRRLRSKEEQELTAEDEANIVKGKETETLNAFHIISLSEGFDLSPLFEEKKNVDKEELRFATARPASSVISKLEEVAKTKNFSVMKKSDSFVRLQGLECGRKGKLGIDADFFAVAPSFLVVEVKKSSGDTLEYNQFCSKELRPALKDIAWTSGNSTPAA, from the coding sequence ATGGGATCTGAAGAGAAATGCGGGGTGTTGCATGGGAAGTATGAGCTGGGGCGGCTCTTGGGCCACGGCACTTTCGCGAAGGTGTTCCACGCGCGGAATTTGAAGACGGGGAAGAGCCTGGCCATCAAAATCGTTGGCAAAGAGAAGGTGATTCGGGTGGGGATGATGGAGCAAGTGAAGCGTGAGATCTCCGTGATGAAAATGATGAAGCATCCCAACATAGTCGAGCTTCACGAAGTGATGGCTAGTAAGACCAAGATTTACTTCGTCATGGAATTTGTTCGCGGCGGCGAGTTGTTCGCCAAGATCTCTAAGGGAAAGCTTCGTGAAGAGGCGGCTCGGAACTACTTCCAGCAGCTGATTTCCGCCGTGGATTTCTGCCACAGCCGCGGCGTGTATCATCGTGATTTGAAGCCTGAGAATCTGTTGCTAGATGAAGTGGGGAATCTTAAGGTCACGGATTTTGGACTCAGCGCGTTTTCCGACCACCTCAGACAGGACGGCCTGCTGCACACGACGTGCGGCACCCCCGCGTATGTAGCTCCGGAGGTGATCGGTAAGAAAGGGTACGACGGTGCGAAGGCCGATATTTGGTCCTGCGGCGTCATTCTGTTTGCGTTGTTGGCTGGTTATTTACCTTTCCAGGATGACAATATCGTTGCCATGTACAGGAAGATTTACAGGGGAgatttcaagtgcccaccttgGTTTTCGCCAGAAGCCCGCAAATTGATTACCAAAATGTTGGACCCCAATCCCAGTACGAGGATAACCATAGCAAAGATCATGGACTGTTCTTGGTTCAAGAAATCGAATTTCCGGCGGTTGAGGTCCAAAGAAGAGCAAGAGCTCACGGCAGAAGATGAGGCAAATATTGTAAAGGGCAAAGAAACAGAGACTTTGAATGCATTCCACATCATTTCCTTATCCGAAGGATTCGATCTTTCGCCCCTCTTCGAGGAGAAGAAAAACGTCGACAAAGAAGAATTGAGATTCGCCACCGCAAGGCCTGCAAGCAGTGTGATTTCCAAGCTGGAGGAGGTTGCAAAGACGAAGAATTTCAGTGTCATGAAAAAGAGCGATTCTTTCGTTAGATTGCAGGGCTTAGAGTGTGGGAGAAAAGGGAAACTCGGAATAGACGCCGACTTCTTCGCGGTGGCGCCGTCTTTTCTGGTGGTGGAGGTGAAGAAATCAAGTGGCGATACTCTTGAATACAATCAATTCTGCAGCAAAGAGCTGAGACCCGCGCTGAAAGATATTGCTTGGACATCAGGCAATTCCACACCCGCTGCTTAA